The genomic segment GGCTAAAACAGGAGGCCACTCAAATGGGCAAGAGCCAAACCATTACCGACGCCAAGGAGCGATACAAATCCGGCGTTATTCCGTACAAAAAGATGGGTTACTGGGAACCGGACTACGTTCCCAAGGACACCGATGTCATCGCCCTGTTCCGCATTACGCCGCAGAAGGGCGTGGATCCGGAAGAGGCCGCGGCCGCGGTGGCGGGCGAATCCTCGACCGCAACCTGGACCGTGGTGTGGACCGACCGCCTGACGGCCTGCGAGCTGTATCGCGCCAAGGCCTATCGCGTGGACAAGGTTCCCAACACGGGCGAGGGCACGGATACCGAGGCCCAGTACTTCGCCTACATAGCCTACGACCTCGACCTGTTCGAGCCGGGCTCCATCGCCAACCTGACCGCGTCCATTATTGGTAACGTGTTCGGCTTCAAGGCGGTGAAGGCACTGCGTCTGGAAGACATGCGGCTGCCGGTCGCCTACCTCAAGACCTTCCAGGGTCCGGCTACGGGCATCATCGTGGAGCGCGAGCGTCTCGACAAGTTCGGTCGTCCGATGCTCGGCGCCACCACCAAGCCCAAGCTCGGCCTGTCCGGTCGCAATTACGGCCGCGTGGTGTACGAGGCGCTCAAGGGCGGTCTCGACTTCGTGAAGGACGACGAGAACATCAACTCCCAGCCCTTCATGCACTGGCGTGATCGCTTCCTGTACTGCATGGAAGCGGTGAACCGTGCCTCCGCCGCCACCGGCGAGGTCAAGGGTCACTACCTCTATGTCACCGCCGGCACCATGGAAGAGATGATCGAGCGCGCCGAGTTCGCCAAGGAACTTGGTTCCGTCATCATCATGATCGATCTCGTGATCGGCTACACCGCCATCCAGACCATGGCCAAGTGGGCGCGCAAGAACGACATGATCCTGCACCTGCACCGCGCAGGTAACTCCACCTACTCGCGGCAGAAAAATCACGGCATGAACTTCCGCGTGATCTGCAAGTGGATGCGCATGGCCGGCGTCGACCATATCCATGCCGGTACCGTCGTCGGCAAGCTGGAAGGCGATCCGCTCATGATCAAGGGCTTCTACGATACCCTGCGTGAACGCCATACCCCGGTGAGCCTGGAGAATGGCCTGTTCTTCGAGCAGGACTGGGCTTCGCTGAACAAGGTCATGCCGGTTGCTTCCGGCGGCATCCATGCCGGCCAGATGCACCAACTGCTGACCTACCTCGGCGAGGACGTGATCCTGCAGTTCGGTGGCGGCACCATCGGCCACCCGCAGGGAATCCAGGCCGGCGCCATCGCCAATCGTGTAGCACTCGAGGCCATGGTGCAGGCGCGCAACGAGGGCCGCGACATCTGGAACGAGGGTCCGGAGATCCTGCAGAACGCCGCCAAGTGGTGCTCGCCCCTCAAGGCCGCGCTGGATACCTGGAAGGACATCACCTTCAACTACGAATCGACCGATACCGCGGACTTCGTGCCCACGGCTACCGGCAGCGTCTAAACCGGAGGAGATACGACCATGATGACCAATCAAGGAAATCGCGTTACCCAGGGACAGTTCTCGTTCCTGCCGGATCTGACCGACGAGCAGATCACCGCGCAGATCAAGTACGCCCTGAACCACGGCTGGGCGGTGAACGTCGAGTACACCGACGACCCGCACCCGCGCAACACCTATTGGGAAATGTTCGGTATGCCCATGTTCGATCTCAAGGATCCCGCCGGGATCCTGATGGAGGTGAACAACTGTCGCAAGACCTTCCCCAACCACTACGTCCGCGTGACGGCGTTCGACTCCAATCGCGGCTGGGAAACCCCGCGCATGTCGTTCATCGTCAACCGGCCCAAGAACGAGCCGG from the Acidiferrobacteraceae bacterium genome contains:
- a CDS encoding ribulose bisphosphate carboxylase small subunit, with protein sequence MMTNQGNRVTQGQFSFLPDLTDEQITAQIKYALNHGWAVNVEYTDDPHPRNTYWEMFGMPMFDLKDPAGILMEVNNCRKTFPNHYVRVTAFDSNRGWETPRMSFIVNRPKNEPGYGLVRQEGPGRTIRYTVHSYATDKPESERYS
- a CDS encoding ribulose-bisphosphate carboxylase large subunit, whose product is MGKSQTITDAKERYKSGVIPYKKMGYWEPDYVPKDTDVIALFRITPQKGVDPEEAAAAVAGESSTATWTVVWTDRLTACELYRAKAYRVDKVPNTGEGTDTEAQYFAYIAYDLDLFEPGSIANLTASIIGNVFGFKAVKALRLEDMRLPVAYLKTFQGPATGIIVERERLDKFGRPMLGATTKPKLGLSGRNYGRVVYEALKGGLDFVKDDENINSQPFMHWRDRFLYCMEAVNRASAATGEVKGHYLYVTAGTMEEMIERAEFAKELGSVIIMIDLVIGYTAIQTMAKWARKNDMILHLHRAGNSTYSRQKNHGMNFRVICKWMRMAGVDHIHAGTVVGKLEGDPLMIKGFYDTLRERHTPVSLENGLFFEQDWASLNKVMPVASGGIHAGQMHQLLTYLGEDVILQFGGGTIGHPQGIQAGAIANRVALEAMVQARNEGRDIWNEGPEILQNAAKWCSPLKAALDTWKDITFNYESTDTADFVPTATGSV